In Rhizorhabdus phycosphaerae, the genomic stretch GGGCGTCGGCTATCGTGCCAACGTCCAGGGTCAGAACCTGAAGCTGCAGCTCGGCTACAGCCACGACGTCGATTTCGCGATCCCGGAAGGCATCACGATCGCGACGCCGGATCAGACGACTGTCCATATCTCGGGCATCGACAAGCAGAAGGTCGGTCAGGTCGCCGCTGAAATCCGCCGCTGGCGTAAGCCGGAGCCCTATAAGGGCAAGGGCATCAAGTACGCCGGCGAGTATATCTTCCGCAAGGAAGGGAAGAAGAAGTAATGAGCAAGGGTCTCTCTCTCTTCGAGCGCCGTCGTCGGCGCGTCCGTACCGCGCTTCGTGCGCGTGGCGGCATGCGTCCGCGTCTGTCGGTGCATCGTTCGGGCCGGCACATCTATGCCCAGGTCATCGACGACGAGGCCGGCCGTACGCTGGCGGCCGCTTCGAGCCTCGACAAGGATCTGAAGGACAAGACCGGCGCGACTACCGACGCAGCAGCGTCGGTCGGCAAGGCGGTTGCCGAGCGTGCCAAGGCGGCGGGCATCACCAAGGTGGTGTTCGATCGCGGAGGCTTCATCTTCCATGGTCGCGTCAAGGCGCTGGCCGATGCGGCCCGCGAAGGCGGATTGGAGTTCTAAATGGCTGACGAAACCGAAATCCAGGCTGTCGCCCCCGAGGCGGAAGCAGCCCAGGGCGAGCGTCGCGGCCGTGGTGGCCGTGGCCGCGGCGGAAATGACCGTGGTGGTGGCCGTGGCCGTGATGGCCGTGGCCGTCGCGACGACCGCAAGGGCTCCGAGGAGCAGGGCGAGGAGCTGATCGAGAAGCTCGTCCACATCAACCGCGTTTCGAAGACGGTGAAGGGCGGTAAGCGCTTCGGCTTCGCGGCGCTGGTCGTGGTCGGTGATGGCAAGGGCCGTGCAGGCTTTGGTCATGGCAAGGCGCGCGAAGTGCCGGAAGCCATCTCGAAGGCGACTGCCGCTGCCAAGAAGGCGATGGTCCGCGTTCCGCTCCGCGAAGGTCGTACCCTCCATCATGACGGCAAGGGCCACTTTGGCGCCGGCCGCGTGACGGTCCGCACGGCGCCTCCGGGTACCGGCATCATCGCCGGCGGTCCGATGCGCGCGATCTTCGAGAGCCTCGGCGTCGCCGACGTGGTGACCAAGTCGGTCGGCACCTCGAACCCCTACAACATGATCCGGGCGACCTTCGAAGCGCTCAAGGATCAGACGTCGCCGAAGTCGGTTTCGCAGCGTCGTGGCAAGAAGATCGCGGACCTCCTGGGTCGCAGCGGTATTTCGGCCCCGGTCGCGGAAGCCGATGCGGCCGCGATCACGGAGTAATCGATCATGGCTGGCAAGACCCTCAAGGTTACGCAGATCGGTTCGCCGATCCGCCGCACGGCCGACCAGCGTGCCACGCTGATCGGTCTGGGCCTGAACAAAATGCACCGGTCGCGTGAGCTTCAGGATACTCCGGAAGTTCGCGGCATGATCCGCAAGGTGCAGCATATGGTGAAGGTCGAGGACTGAGTCCGACATCTTCGATGACCGGCTTTCGGGCTGGTCAAACGGGTTGAAGGGGGCTAAGGCCCCCTTCCTCTATTTTCAGCGCGAACATAGCGAAAGCGAGTGCATATCATGAAGCTCAACGAACTCCGCGACAATCCTGGCGCCCGCAAGGGTCGCGTCCGCGTCGGCCGTGGTATCGGCTCGGGCGTCGGCAAGACCGGCGGCCGCGGCCAGAAGGGCCAGAAGAGCCGCTCGGGCGTGTCGATCCATGGTTTCGAAGGCGGTCAGATGCCGCTTCACATGCGTCTGCCGAAGCGTGGCTTCAACAACATCTTCGCCAAGGATTATGCCGAGGTGAACATCGGCGCGATCCAGAAGCTGATCGACGCCAAGCAGCTCGATGCGGGCAGCCTGATCGACCATGCCGCGCTGAAGGCAGCCGGCGTCGCTCGTGGCGGCAAGGATGGCGTTCGCATCCTCGGCAAGGGCGAGCTCTCGGCCAAGCTGTCGCTCAAGGTCGCTGGCGTTTCTGCCGGTGCCAAGGCGGCGATCGAGAAGGCCGGCGGTTCGGTCGAGGTGATCGAGGTCGTCCCGGCTGCCGAGAAGGCTGCCGCGAAGAAGGGCACCACGCGGGCCGCCAAGAAGAAGGCCTGATCGCGGCTCAGCCCGTCGTCCTGACGCTTTCGGGCTGACAAGTCCGAGGCACACATTATATGAGACGGCGGCGGGACCAATTCGGTCTGCCGCCGTTTCCATTTCCGGGGTCCGTAAAGCACATGGCATCCGCAGCCGAACAGATGGCCGCCAACATCAATCTTGGCCAGTTCGCCAAAGCCACCGAGCTCAAGAAGCGCCTGTGGTTCACCCTCGGTGCGTTGATCATTTTCCGGTTGCTGAGCCACGTGCCGCTGCCCGGCCTCGATCCGCGCGCCCTGCAGACGCTGTTCGACACGACCCGGGGCGGCGTCCTTGATTTCTTCAACGCCTTTTCGGGCGGTGCGCTCACCCGCATGTCGCTGATCGCGCTCGGCGTGATGCCGTACATCACCGCCTCGATCGTCGTGCAGCTCGCAACCTCGCTGTCGCCTTCGCTCGGCGCGCTCAAGAAGGAAGGCGAAAGCGGACGCAAGAAGCTCAACCAGTTCACCCGTTACGGAACGGTCCTGCTGACCGCGATCCAGGGCTATTTCATCGCGGTCGGTCTCGAGAGCTGGGGCGCCAGTGCGGGT encodes the following:
- the rpmD gene encoding 50S ribosomal protein L30, encoding MAGKTLKVTQIGSPIRRTADQRATLIGLGLNKMHRSRELQDTPEVRGMIRKVQHMVKVED
- the rplR gene encoding 50S ribosomal protein L18; translation: MSKGLSLFERRRRRVRTALRARGGMRPRLSVHRSGRHIYAQVIDDEAGRTLAAASSLDKDLKDKTGATTDAAASVGKAVAERAKAAGITKVVFDRGGFIFHGRVKALADAAREGGLEF
- the rplO gene encoding 50S ribosomal protein L15, yielding MKLNELRDNPGARKGRVRVGRGIGSGVGKTGGRGQKGQKSRSGVSIHGFEGGQMPLHMRLPKRGFNNIFAKDYAEVNIGAIQKLIDAKQLDAGSLIDHAALKAAGVARGGKDGVRILGKGELSAKLSLKVAGVSAGAKAAIEKAGGSVEVIEVVPAAEKAAAKKGTTRAAKKKA
- the rpsE gene encoding 30S ribosomal protein S5, producing MADETEIQAVAPEAEAAQGERRGRGGRGRGGNDRGGGRGRDGRGRRDDRKGSEEQGEELIEKLVHINRVSKTVKGGKRFGFAALVVVGDGKGRAGFGHGKAREVPEAISKATAAAKKAMVRVPLREGRTLHHDGKGHFGAGRVTVRTAPPGTGIIAGGPMRAIFESLGVADVVTKSVGTSNPYNMIRATFEALKDQTSPKSVSQRRGKKIADLLGRSGISAPVAEADAAAITE